A DNA window from Mesorhizobium sp. C432A contains the following coding sequences:
- a CDS encoding carboxyl transferase domain-containing protein, giving the protein MAVLQTQISPSSETYLANAERMRALVADIADKAATVERGGSEEARERHVSRGKLLPRERLAQLLDTGSPFLEIGQFAAWSMYGEEISSAGIIAGVGRVEGTEVMVVVNDATVKGGTYYPLTVKKHLRAQEIALQNNLPCVYLVDSGGANLPNQDEVFPDREHFGRIFYNQANMSAAGIPQIACVMGSCTAGGAYVPAMSDETIMVRNQATIFLGGPPLVKAATGEDVSAEELGGADVHTRLSGVADHYALDDEHALAICRRIVKNLNRRKTVSLTLQKPMPPLHDAQELYGIVPTDLRQPYDVREVIARVVDGSDFDEFKQNYGTTLVTGFAHLQGMPVGIIANNGVLFSESAVKGAHFIELCCQRKIPLIFLQNITGFMVGRKYEAGGIAKDGAKLVMAVATAKVPKVTMIIGGSFGAGNYGMCGRAYSPRFLWMWPNARISVMGGEQAATVLAVVKREGIERKGGEWSADEEAKFKKPILMKYEHEGHPLYSSARLWDDGIIDPGKTREVLALSLSAALNADIEETKFGVFRM; this is encoded by the coding sequence ATGGCCGTACTCCAAACCCAGATCTCGCCCTCCTCCGAAACCTACCTCGCCAATGCCGAGCGCATGCGGGCGCTGGTTGCCGACATTGCGGACAAGGCGGCAACCGTCGAGCGCGGTGGCTCGGAGGAGGCGCGCGAGCGTCATGTTTCGCGCGGCAAGCTGTTGCCGCGCGAGCGGCTGGCGCAATTGCTCGACACCGGCTCGCCTTTCCTCGAGATCGGCCAGTTCGCGGCATGGTCCATGTATGGCGAGGAGATTTCCTCGGCCGGCATCATCGCCGGCGTCGGCCGTGTCGAAGGGACCGAGGTGATGGTCGTGGTCAACGACGCCACGGTGAAGGGCGGCACCTATTATCCGCTCACGGTGAAGAAGCATTTGCGCGCGCAGGAGATCGCGCTGCAAAACAATCTGCCTTGCGTCTATCTGGTCGACAGCGGCGGCGCCAACCTGCCCAACCAGGACGAGGTGTTTCCCGACCGCGAGCATTTCGGCCGCATCTTCTACAACCAGGCCAACATGTCGGCGGCCGGCATTCCGCAGATCGCCTGCGTCATGGGCTCATGTACTGCGGGCGGCGCCTATGTGCCGGCAATGTCGGACGAGACGATCATGGTGCGCAACCAGGCGACCATTTTTCTCGGCGGCCCGCCTCTGGTGAAGGCGGCTACGGGCGAAGATGTCAGCGCCGAGGAGCTTGGCGGCGCCGACGTGCACACCAGGCTGTCCGGTGTCGCCGACCACTATGCGCTGGACGACGAACATGCGCTCGCGATTTGCCGGCGCATCGTCAAAAACCTCAACCGGCGCAAGACTGTAAGCTTGACCTTACAGAAACCCATGCCGCCGCTTCATGACGCGCAGGAACTCTACGGCATCGTGCCGACGGATCTGCGCCAGCCCTATGATGTGCGCGAGGTGATCGCGCGCGTCGTCGACGGCTCCGATTTCGACGAGTTCAAGCAGAATTACGGCACCACGCTGGTCACCGGCTTTGCCCATCTTCAGGGCATGCCGGTCGGCATCATCGCCAACAATGGCGTGCTGTTTTCCGAAAGTGCTGTGAAGGGCGCGCATTTCATCGAACTGTGCTGCCAGCGCAAGATCCCGCTGATCTTCCTGCAGAACATCACCGGCTTCATGGTCGGGCGAAAGTACGAGGCCGGCGGCATCGCCAAGGACGGCGCCAAGCTGGTGATGGCGGTTGCCACCGCCAAGGTGCCGAAGGTGACGATGATCATCGGCGGGTCGTTCGGCGCCGGCAATTACGGCATGTGCGGCCGCGCCTACTCGCCGCGCTTCCTGTGGATGTGGCCGAACGCGCGCATTTCGGTGATGGGCGGCGAACAGGCGGCGACCGTGCTGGCGGTGGTCAAGCGCGAGGGCATCGAGCGCAAGGGCGGTGAGTGGAGCGCGGACGAGGAAGCGAAATTCAAGAAGCCGATCCTGATGAAATACGAGCATGAGGGCCACCCGCTCTACTCCTCGGCGCGGCTGTGGGACGACGGCATCATCGATCCGGGGAAAACGCGCGAAGTGCTCGCGCTCAGCCTTTCGGCCGCGCTCAACGCCGACATCGAAGAAACGAAGTTCGGCGTGTTCAGGATGTAG
- a CDS encoding isovaleryl-CoA dehydrogenase, which translates to MYTNTLSFGHDEDIEALRDLVRRFAQEKIAPIAAEIDRSNQFPTHLWKELGALGLLGITADPDFGGSGMGYLAHVIAVEEISRASGSVGLSYGAHSNLCVNQINRWATPAQKEKFLPALCSGERAGALAMSESGAGSDVVSLKLRAEKRNDRYVLNGSKMWITNGPDAETLVVYAKTDPERKSRGITAFIVEKTMAGFSASPKLDKLGMRGSNTGELVFDNVEVPYDNVLHEEGRGVEVLMSGLDYERTVLAGGPLGLMAACLDVAIPYVHERKQFGQPIGEFQLVQGKLADMYSTMNAARAYVYAVAAACDRGQTTRKDAAGCVLFAAEKATLMALDAIQLLGGNGYTNEYPTGRLLRDAKLYEIGAGTSEIRRWLIGREIMAEGV; encoded by the coding sequence ATGTACACGAACACACTCAGCTTCGGGCATGACGAGGACATCGAGGCGCTGCGCGATCTGGTGCGCCGCTTTGCCCAGGAGAAAATAGCGCCGATTGCTGCCGAGATCGACCGCAGCAATCAATTCCCCACGCATCTGTGGAAAGAGCTCGGCGCGCTCGGCCTTCTCGGCATCACCGCCGATCCCGATTTCGGCGGCAGCGGCATGGGCTATCTCGCCCATGTCATTGCGGTGGAAGAGATTTCGCGCGCCTCGGGCTCGGTCGGCCTTTCCTACGGCGCCCATTCGAACCTCTGCGTCAACCAGATCAACCGCTGGGCGACGCCGGCGCAGAAGGAGAAATTCCTGCCGGCATTGTGCTCGGGCGAAAGGGCAGGTGCGCTGGCCATGTCGGAATCGGGCGCCGGCTCCGACGTCGTCTCGCTCAAGCTGCGCGCCGAAAAGCGCAATGACCGCTATGTGCTCAACGGCTCGAAAATGTGGATCACCAACGGCCCCGATGCTGAAACGCTGGTGGTCTACGCCAAGACCGATCCCGAGCGGAAATCGCGCGGCATCACCGCCTTCATCGTCGAAAAGACGATGGCCGGCTTCTCGGCATCGCCAAAGCTCGACAAGCTCGGCATGCGCGGCTCCAACACCGGCGAACTGGTGTTCGACAATGTCGAGGTGCCCTATGACAATGTGCTGCATGAGGAGGGCCGCGGCGTCGAGGTCCTGATGTCGGGCCTCGACTACGAGCGCACCGTGCTCGCCGGCGGACCGCTCGGGCTGATGGCGGCCTGTCTCGACGTGGCGATCCCCTATGTGCATGAGCGCAAGCAGTTCGGCCAGCCGATCGGCGAGTTCCAGCTCGTGCAGGGCAAACTTGCAGACATGTATTCGACGATGAACGCCGCGCGCGCTTACGTTTATGCTGTCGCGGCTGCCTGCGATCGCGGCCAGACGACACGCAAGGATGCTGCCGGCTGCGTGCTGTTTGCCGCCGAAAAGGCGACGCTGATGGCGCTCGACGCCATCCAGCTGCTTGGCGGCAACGGCTATACCAACGAGTATCCGACCGGCCGGCTGTTGCGCGACGCCAAGCTCTACGAGATCGGCGCCGGCACCAGCGAGATCCGCCGCTGGCTGATCGGGCGCGAGATCATGGCGGAAGGGGTTTAG